Part of the Spea bombifrons isolate aSpeBom1 chromosome 3, aSpeBom1.2.pri, whole genome shotgun sequence genome, GTAGTGCTTAAGCAAGCTGAGGATCAGCCAATTTTGAGCCATGATCTGTCCCAGTTCCAGGATAAGGTAATTCCTACCAAGCCATATTACCCTAGGCACCTGTTTTTTTCAATGCTTCTCTCCGTGTCAATACTCTCCATACAAAGCAGAGTAGTAAAAAATTCTCTTTTTGGGCTCCTCCAGTTTTCTACATAGTTGATCGTCCGACAGGGATTGCAGTTTATGCTGCAGCTTTCTGAAGTCCCACTTTCTACCCACTTTCTACTGCTGGCTTGATGCCTGCGCTTATTCTTGAAGGAAGCTAAAAAGCTTGACCTTGCTATACTCCCACCAATAAGATACAGTGGCCCTTCTCAGCTTTGTTATCTGCAAATATAATGCAAAGTACATTCACAATCTCCCACGATACAATGGTGCAATGTTTAACTTTCAGGAGCCTGGGCCAGGAAGGCATCCTATTCCCAGGCCTCCCCGGAGCCAAACAGCCCAGTGATCAGAATAAAGCAGCACTTTGCTTTACTACTGAGAAAGTAAACAAAAAGTATATCACGAAGCACAGGCAGGAGCACTGCAACTCTCAATTctctctatatttatatttacgaTAAACTGTTCTGCTGTAGCATTTcttcatcatttttattttcctgtgtCACTCCTGTGTTGTCTTGGCTAGTGATATTAGATTGGACTGAAAAGACATCTGCATATATAATGAGGGAAACTTCTTTTTGAGCACATACTTGCGATCTCTGAGAAATATGTCGCCTTCATTCACTGAAGTATTATGATTGCCTTCTACTTTTCTCCTTGGAATGAGTCCATCAATGAGCAAACGCTTTATAAGTGGCCCGCTGCCATATTGTCTGTGTCCCATATAGGGGTTTGTGAGGCAGTTCTCAGTATTTTGAGATGTATAGTACTTGGGTTTGTCATGCTTTCTGGATTTATTACCCATGTTGTATAGATGTTTGTGACAGACATCTGAAATCTGACATAAACTTGTACAGTGGCTCGTGGAAAACCATCTCTTCCCATAGCTCCAGCTCTGAGATAGGACTTAATGTAAGCTGTGATCTTTCACTTCAAAggcaaatggcaaaaaaaaactacccaTCATAATGAGCTTTGTGATTAACTTTAGTTTAGATGAAATTAATGCCTAATGAATGTCTGGAGAATGTTAAATAGATCTGGAAGTTGTCTTCTTCTTTACTAAACACACAACAATCAGATGTTCACAAGTACAGAACAGGAATAAAGATCACTTATTTAGTGAAAATGATTTCGTATTATTTGTAACTATTGAATACTAATTTACTATTTTAAGTtactgaaataattaaaattgattTAATAATGGAAACCGTTTTTACAGTGCAAAATGAATTTCGTAATATTTACTGACATTACATTTCCGTACTTTAatggttttttgtttaaattgcaCGTGGTTTCCACAGTGTTGTGGGGAAGGGAATTCTCCTTTGCTCTGGTTGTTTTTGAAACGTCTACATCATGTTTGTCAGAAAAATGGTAAAGTACGTAATATATTGAGGCACAGATGGCAATGACAACAATAAAGGGATACTATACTTTAGGAACTTACATGTACAATCTTTGCCTGAACGTTTGGACTGCAAGAAACAGAGGTCTGCGCATTTgattacaacaaaaaaagtgtaGTGTCCTTGGAACTGACAAAGTAATACTGAAAAACTGTGTTCCTTCTTAGGTCTTTCAACAGTTAAAACACACAACAAAGTATTAAGAATACTGACCCAATTTCAATTTTGGCTCTGTATACCACCACAATggatttgaaatgaaacaaCCAAGATGTAATTGCTGgacttgggcgccagccaactcttcatgttcgtcttcgtgggggaaaaaatcttcgtgttCCActaatattcgcccgttcctgtgttcggttcaggcgaagggtagaaggggttaatacgtggTTAATGCAGTACGCACTACACAGgggctttggcgccaggattttaaatgtccgtacgagcaactctattggtcgccggcaggggcctcctctgccatcaaccaatgaagtgtgCCGgtactttattggttgatggcagacaagccccctgctggcgaccaatagagtcgctcgtacaaacttttaaaatcctggtgccgcaacttggctccAAAAGTTAAAGGTCCCtatgaacgaccaatagagtcgcttgtatggacctttaactctttgagCGAGGAGATCATggcctccccaggccaagttgcaccgtcaggagttaaaaggcCGTGCAAGTTattctattggtcacctgcaggggcctcctctggcatcaaccaatgagtctttaactcctgacggtgaacctgcggatttccactcccgttatctacgcaacatcgcaggggttaatgggagcggaaatctgtaggttcgctaTAAGCATGACTATGAGTTggttgcatggccctttaactcctgacacgaaacttggcctgggaagaCCATTGGCCTGGGgagctccaagagttaaaggtctgtacgagcgactctattggtcgccagcaggaagctcctctgccattggttgatggcagacgagccccctgccggcgaccaatagagtcgctcgtacagacttttaaaatcctggtgccgcaacttggatccaagagttaaaggtctgtacgaaccaccaatagagtcgcttgtatggacctttaactctttgagtgggGAGACcaccaggccaagttccgccgtcaggagttaaagggcggTGAAAGTGAGTCTATTGGTGGCCTGCTggttcctcctctggcatcaaccaacttggcctgtctctccgttaaaggtctttaactcctgacgacgaacctatggatttccgttcccgttaacccctgcaatgctgtgtagaTAACAGAGGTGGCACTTCAAAGCGTGTATGGCCTTGCTCATGGCACACAGGCCTTTGCTCCCTGAAACCTGGTTGTAGTATCCACCGTGCTAGTGGCTGTGACAGGTGTGATGACATTACACCTATACCAGAATCTGTTGATGGCACTTTTTTAAGGTTTAGCAAGATCAACCATAGTAAACAATAGGCTGGATGTGGTATTGTGTTGTATTTTGTGAACAATTCAATGTATTTAGTACCAGTTTAAGTGCCACAATGTGAGTAACTTTAGGCTGCACCGTTGCCAATTATTCTTTCTAAAGCATAAGTAAACATAATTGAACTTGAAAGAGCATCCATGTGGTTATTTCAAAAAGATCATAGACAATCCTACAGTGACGTGTCCCCTCAGAATGACAATTGTAAAAATGACCTTTGTGAAAAATCAACAGCATTCAAATTCAAATCTCTACTAGTCTGAAGAGACTAACTACTACAAAGTATGTGCCTCCTATTTATAAATCTAGTTCGGAACACACaatctatatttcctttacttagcaaataaaaagaagaagtaCATGTTGTTCCGTCTAGAGCAATATTGCAAAACTGTCAAATTAATTCTTCAGtgaaaactttttccctattaTGATTTGTGaatatttctctctttttttattccatccTCAAGACTTGGCTTATCCAGAGAAGACTCATGAAATGCCAATAATTCCCGAGCCATTGGatacacagaaaataataacaCTAAACCTTCAAACAAAAACAGTATGGATTATACAATGGACTATCAAGGTATGAACCTAAGAGCAGTTCTATGCGTTTACTAATTCATTTATGTAATGACAGCATAGTACATAGTATAGGTCAGAAACATTTTGACTTCTACAACTTTAGTAAATGTTAGAAATGCTCTATAGAATATATCTATGTAATGGTCAATACAAAGTCAGGGCCAAAGTACATTCAGTGGTGGTGAAGAGTTGACTCTCTAAAGTAAATACTTACTCTTTTTAAGATCATTCATTTTGTTTacacaaaaatgtcaaaatgtaaaCCTTGGTTGTTAGATTGTGTGATGCTGACTTTCCCTTTGACACTgtaattaaaatgcaatgtcCCTGGCATGATCTTTAACAAAGAATGGATATGAATGTCCTTTATAagttctttaatatgtattcttccatctgaaaataatataaatcatgTATCTTTAGAAGAAGCTGTAGCAGAAGGCCTCCTCTGTAGTCTGATGATTTGTGCCACCAGTTTCAGCATCTTGAAACCATTGGGAGTGCGGTCTGCGCATGTGTATGGGTTGGGTTTCGTTATACCCCCCATGAAGGCCTGCCAAGCCAGCCCTAGAGCTGACTGGTGGCGGGTATATCACGtatgaacacatctcctgcacaagAAATAGCTGGAGCGTGGGGAATGCACTCGCAATGTGGACCATActgtaatttaaagggaccacttagttatcaaatgcattaaaagtgcATACCATgactggagtgttcctttaactaAGAACGTCATTTGTAGGGTTTGCTCTAGTTTTCAGGGATCACTAGTCTAAGAAACCAAGGAACGTTCTATATACTGGTTTAGGAGAAAACATTTGACTTAACATCCTGAACTGaatgaaatgaaacatattaataaaatacacatatatagttTTGAAACAATCTGGATGATTGGGTAcagcattaaaacaaaatgtatttcatttcttttctcttcATAGGACTCAGAGATACGAGAATAGACTTTAAACTTTACAACCTAACCAATCACACTAGTAACAGGACAGCGTGTTCTAGAGAAAATCGTATCAATCAAGTCATTTTTCCTGTTCTCTACTCAATCCTGTTCTTTGCTGGAATAATAATGAATGCGCTGGCAATCCGGGTGTTTTTCCAAATACCAAGTAAATCTAATTTCATCATTTTCCTAAAAAACTCCGTTATTTCGGATTCCCTAATGATCATGACATTTCCCTTCAAGATTCTAAGCGATGCACGACTTGGGCTTTGGTCGCTGAAGGGCTTTGTGTGTCAAGTGACATCGGTGATCTTCTACTTTACAATGTACATAAGCATTATATTCCTTGGACTGATCACAATCGATCGCTACCTGAAAACAGTCAGACCATTCAAAAGCTCAACCAATCCACGTTCTGCAAAAATACTGTCAGCTGTCATATGGATCATTATGTTTTCAGTGTCGCTACCCAATATGATTCTGACAAACAAGACGCCAACTCCAAAAAGTGTGAAGAAATGTGCCTTCTTAAAATCTGATTTTGGGCTAGTTTGGCATGaaattgttaactttatttgccAATTTATATTCTGGGTTACTTTTGTAATCATAGTGGTATGCTATCTCCTGATTACTAAACAATTATTCCAGTCCTTCAAAAGAACTAGAAGAGAAATGACAACATCCaggaaaaaagttaatttgAAGGTTTTTATAGTTATCgcggtattttttgtgtgttttgttccATTTCACTTTGCACGGATTCCTTACACATTAAGTCAGACTCGAGATGTCTTTAAGTGCTCTGCACAGAACACCCTCTTCTATGTAAAGGAGAGCACCCTCTGGTTATCCTCTTTAAATGCCTGCCTCGAtcctttaatttactttttcctCTGCAGATCATTTAAACAATCTCTGGTGACAATGTGGAAAAGAAACAAGGCACTTATCACTTCATACAAACGCCCCAAAATTACGGCTCAACACCGCGCAGGGACAGAAGAATCAAAAATCTAACAACATAATATGTGGAATTCAATATGAATTGACAGactgttaaaatataaatcaagaAAAACTTTAGCGTAGAAAATTGAAGGTTGAAAGGGGTTCCATAAAGTCAACCTAAAAAGTTGATGTTTATTAAAGTGCTAATGCAGTTTAATATGGATTAATTAAAATACTTAAGAAGCTTCAGCatcagagctgaagcagaattCCTACATGATCTAATGTtgtctgccactgattggctgcttgcaaTCAATGGGTATTTCTTCTGTGGATATACATGGGGGTCTCattaaccccccacacactcccAGAACACTTGCCAAGCCAGCACCAGAAGTGTATATCACATGTCAGAAGATGtctttggccaaacacatctacaGGTGGGAATAATAAAGATGGGGTATTCTTCAGAATCCCCTTAAAAAATGTGCAAGAGGGACAccttgaaaatgtaaagggccTGAAGAATTCTATAAAGATAAAAGCATAAAGCGTGTGCCTATGGATGTTTAAGATAGTTGTTATTTGTGTGCAACCAATGGAATTTGTCTTGACACGTCTACGCCATAGTGATACGTTCACATTTCATACTTAAAATATTAAGGTATAGGGTACCTATTCCCAGGGttagtttcttttttctgcTGGAGGGGTCATTCAACCCACATTCTACCTACTCCCTGTCCACTTTCTGGGGTTAGTCTTATGTGCAGAAGAAGGAGAACTCCATGGAGCCACTCTTGGTACGTTCCCAGGTAAGACTTTGAATTGCAACCACAGGTATCTGACTATGAGCTGTAAGGCTGCATATGGAGCTATGTTATTGATGTCACAGAGAACACATCCTACTGATAAAAATGAATATCTGCTATTAAATGCATAGATTGTTTTAATGTTCTTTATGACTGTTCTACATACTTTATCCATGGTATGTTAGCATTCAACTAAAGTTTACATTCAGGtatattaaccatttttttcaattaactTTGTTATAAACAGTTACACATTTGACAAAAGTATCAAgcaacaaaatgtaacattagGAAAACCATTACTTTTGTATTCCTCTTTTTATGTTTGTAGTCTCCTTTCACTGTAATAAGGCTTTAGAATCTGCTGACACccaatctaataataataaaaatgtataataatatgtacATGGACCCCTCAACACAACGTGCAGACAGGGTACACAcataaaccgatacattaggtggagacagccctgctcgcaagcttacaatactAGACAGAGCGTACTAGAATTGCCATAAGCAATAGCCAACAGGACTCAACAACTGACTCCTTTGTTCCATGTCCATCGGGGAAGAGAACAAGCATGCCTTTATTCCAGGAAGTGTTTAGGTGGTGGACAAAAGACTGTCACATTCCACTCTATTAACTTATTTTGTTGCCCTACAGATGCAGTCCCAATAGTAGTGGTggtagtaataaaaataataatagtaacaataatgATCTAATCTGCACTTTCTCGAAGAAAATGTAATCTAAAATTCCCTAGGTTCCAATTTAAGTAAAATGAATTACAGACAAGATTTTCTGAAAATGAGGAAAAGCAtttgagtgtttttcttttttttgtttcaatttgtTAGGTTTGCCGATTCCAAATAAATCATCTGGAAATACTTCTGGAGTGCTACAACCACTCCTTAAATGATTGGAATAGCACATTTAGCATTATTAGTAATATAACTTACCGGTATTAATGTGTTGCCAACAATTAATGCAAAACTTTAGAAAATTCATTGGGCgtgaaaaattacaaaaaagagaCAGA contains:
- the P2RY12 gene encoding P2Y purinoceptor 12, which produces MYFISFLFIGLRDTRIDFKLYNLTNHTSNRTACSRENRINQVIFPVLYSILFFAGIIMNALAIRVFFQIPSKSNFIIFLKNSVISDSLMIMTFPFKILSDARLGLWSLKGFVCQVTSVIFYFTMYISIIFLGLITIDRYLKTVRPFKSSTNPRSAKILSAVIWIIMFSVSLPNMILTNKTPTPKSVKKCAFLKSDFGLVWHEIVNFICQFIFWVTFVIIVVCYLLITKQLFQSFKRTRREMTTSRKKVNLKVFIVIAVFFVCFVPFHFARIPYTLSQTRDVFKCSAQNTLFYVKESTLWLSSLNACLDPLIYFFLCRSFKQSLVTMWKRNKALITSYKRPKITAQHRAGTEESKI